CTGTGAGGATTTTAGTCATAGCCATATTAGGAGTCGTATCATTATTGCTATTAAGTATGAGTCGGACCACTCTTGAAAAAAACATGGAGCGCTTATCAGTATTCTGGTTTAGATTAGCTTTTGCGTTCTTTATTCTTTTCTTAATGAACATAGCCGGTGGATTTATTGGCATCTACGTACCTGTTAACATTGCGTCCGGTATGATCTTAGCGATACTAGGAGTCCCTGGATTCGCGGCACTATGCGGTTTCGCCATTCTTTTTTAAAAGAATGGTGAAAAAGCTTGCATTCCCACAAACACGGTGGTATATTTATAAGCGTCGCATCAAGCAGTTGCCAAAACATCAAACTTAACTAGAAAAACTTTTTAAGAAAAAGTGTTGACAACAAAATGATGAGATGTTATTATTAGAAAGTTGCCTCTTACGAGAGACCGACAAAATGAACCTTGAAAACTGAACAGCAAAACGTTAACGAAATACAGTTTATGCATCTAACGATGACATAAACAAAATGAGTATCTTAATTGATGCCAGCAAATGAAACTCGAGCTAATCGAATTTCTCTTATGGAGAGTTTGATCCTGGCTCAGGACGAACGCTGGCGGCATGCCTAATACATGCAAGTCGAGCGAACTGTTGGAAGCTTGCTTCCAACAGTTAGCGGCGGACGGGTGAGTAACACGTGGGCAACCTACCCTTCAGATGGGGATAACTCCGGGAAACCGGGGCTAATACCGAATAATCCATCATCTCGCATGAGAGGATGTTGAAAGACGGCGTCTCGCTGTCACTGAAGGATGGGCCCGCGGCGCATTAGCTAGTTGGTGGGGTAACGGCTCACCAAGGCAACGATGCGTAGCCGACCTGAGAGGGTGATCGGCCACACTGGGACTGAGACACGGCCCAGACTCCTACGGGAGGCAGCAGTAGGGAATCTTCCACAATGGACGAAAGTCTGATGGAGCAATGCCGCGTGAGTGAAGAAGGTTTTCGGATCGTAAAGCTCTGTTGTAAGGGAAGAACAAGTACAGGAGTAACTGCCTGTACCTTGACGGTACCTTACCAGAAAGCCACGGCTAACTACGTGCCAGCAGCCGCGGTAATACGTAGGTGGCAAGCGTTGTCCGGAATTATTGGGCGTAAAGCGCGCGCAGGCGGTCCTTTAAGTCTGATGTGAAAGCCCACGGCTCAACCGTGGAGGGTCATTGGAAACTGGAGGACTTGAGTACAGAAGAGGAAAGCGGAATTCCACGTGTAGCGGTGAAATGCGTAGAGATGTGGAGGAACACCAGTGGCGAAGGCGGCTTTCTGGTCTGTAACTGACGCTGAGGCGCGAAAGCGTGGGGAGCAAACAGGATTAGATACCCTGGTAGTCCACGCCGTAAACGATGAGTGCTAAGTGTTAGGGGGTTTCCGCCCCTTAGTGCTGCAGCTAACGCATTAAGCACTCCGCCTGGGGAGTACGGCCGCAAGGCTGAAACTCAAAGGAATTGACGGGGACCCGCACAAGCGGTGGAGCATGTGGTTTAATTCGAAGCAACGCGAAGAACCTTACCAGGTCTTGACATCCCAGTGACCGTCATGGAGACATGATTTTCCCTTCGGGGACACTGGTGACAGGTGGTGCATGGTTGTCGTCAGCTCGTGTCGTGAGATGTTGGGTTAAGTCCCGCAACGAGCGCAACCCTTAATGTTAGTTGCCATCATTCAGTTGGGCACTCTAATGTGACTGCCGGTGACAAACCGGAGGAAGGTGGGGATGACGTCAAATCATCATGCCCCTTATGACCTGGGCTACACACGTGCTACAATGGACGATACAGAGGGCTGCAAACCCGCGAGGGGGAGCCAATCCCACAAAATCGTTCCCAGTTCGGATTGCAGGCTGCAACTCGCCTGCATGAAGCCGGAATCGCTAGTAATCGTGGATCAGCATGCCACGGTGAATACGTTCCCGGGTCTTGTACACACCGCCCGTCACACCACGAGAGTTTGTAACACCCGAAGTCGGTGGGGTAACCCTTAGGGGAGCTAGCCGCCGAAGGTGGGACAGATGATTGGGGTGAAGTCGTAACAAGGTAGCCGTATCGGAAGGTGCGGCTGGATCACCTCCTTTCTAAGGATTATGTTTTCTTGCCTGAAATATGGAAGAAACATTCGGAAGATAGATCTTCGATCTATCACGTTAACGTTTTGCGTTCAGTTTTGAAGGCTCATTGTATGAGTGTTCAAAACTTTTTTCTTGTTCATTGAAAACTGGATAAAACGACATTGAAAGTAATCAAGTAATCAACCGAGTCGCATATTTGCGATTCAAGCAATCTTTTTAACCTTCTGAATCCTATCGCTAGGATGAAGTTGGACCTTTTATAGGTTAAGTTAGAAAGGGCGCACGGCGGATGCCTTGGCACTAGGAGCCGATGAAGGACGGCACTAACACCGATATGCTTCGGGGAGCTGTAAGTGAGCTTTGATCCGAAGATTTCCGAATGGGGAAACCCACTGTCCATAATGGGACAGTACGTGTATGTGAATACATAGCATACTCGTGGCACACCCGGAGAACTGAAACATCTAAGTACCCGGAGGAAGAGAAAGAAACATCGATTCCCTTAGTAGCGGCGAGCGAAACGGGAAGAGCCCAAACCAAGAAGCTTGCTTCTTGGGGTTGTAGGACACTCTATACGGAGTTACAAAGGAATGTGGTAGATGAAGCGACCTGGAAAGGTCCGCCGAAGAGGGTAAAAGCCCCGTAATCGAAAGCACATTCTCTCCAGAGTGGATCCTGAGTACGGCGGAACACGTGAAATTCCGTCGGAATCCGGGAGGACCATCTCCCAAGGCTAAATACTCCCTAGTGACCGATAGTGAACCAGTACCGTGAGGGAAAGGTGAAAAGCACCCCGGAAGGGGAGTGAAATAGATCCTGAAACCGTGCGCTTACAAATTGTCAGAGCCCGTTAATGGGTGATGGCGTGCCTTTTGTAGAATGAACCGGCGAGTTACGATTCCATGCAAGGTTAAGCTGAGAAAGCGGAGCCGCAGCGAAAGCGAGTCTGAATAGGGCGAATGAGTATGGGGTCGTAGACCCGAAACCAGGTGATCTACCCATGTCCAGGGTGAAGGTCAGGTAACACTGACTGGAGGCCCGAACCCACGTATGTTGAAAAATGCGGGGATGAGGTGTGGGTAGCGGTGAAATTCCAATCGAACCTGGAGATAGCTGGTTCTCTCCGAAATAGCTTTAGGGCTAGCCTCAAACGAAAGAATCTCGGAGGTAGAGCACTGTTTGGACGAGGGGCCCATCCCGGGTTACCGAATTCAGACAAACTCCGAATGCCGATGATTTATGTTTGGGAGTCAGACAGTGGGTGATAAGATCCATTGTCGAGAGGGAAACAGCCCAGACCACCAGCTAAGGTCCCCAAGTATCTGTTAAGTGGAAAAGGATGTGGCGTTGCCCAGACAACCAGGATGTTGGCTTAGAAGCAGCCATCATTTAAAGAGTGCGTAATAGCTCACTGGTCGAGTGGCGCTGCGCCGAAAATGTACCGGGGCTAAACAGATCACCGAAGCTGTGGATTGACCTTAGGGTCAATGGTAGGAGAGCGTTCCAAGGGCGTTGAAGCTAGACCGGAAGGACTGGTGGAGCGCTTGGAAGTGAGAATGCCGGTATGAGTAGCGAAAGAAGGGTGAGAATCCCTTCCACCGAATGCCCAAGGTTTCCTGAGGAAGGCTCGTCCGCTCAGGGTTAGTCAGGACCTAAGTCGAGGCCGATAGGCGTAGACGATGGACAACAGGTTGATATTCCTGTACCACCTCCCCGCCGTTTGAGTAATGGGGGGACGCAGTAGGATAGGGTGAGCACACAGTTGGTTGTGTGTCTAAGCAGTGAGGTGGAGAACGAGGCAAATCCCGTTCTCATCTAACACCAGGCTGTGATGGCGAGGAGATTTAATCTCCAGAGTCCCTGATTTCACACTGCCAAGAAAAGCCTCTAGCGAGGCGGGAGGTGCCTGTACCGCAAACCGACACAGGTAGGCGAGGAGAGAATCCTAAGGTGATCGAGAGAACTCTCGTTAAGGAACTCGGCAAAATGACCCCGTAACTTCGGGAGAAGGGGTGCTCTGGTAGGGTGAATAGCCCGAGAGAGCCGCAGTGAATAGGCCCAGGCGACTGTTTAGCAAAAACACAGGTCTCTGCAAAATCGTAAGATGACGTATAGGGGCTGACGCCTGCCCGGTGCTGGAAGGTTAAGAGGAGGGGTTAGCGCAAGCGAAGCTCCGAATTGAAGCCCCAGTAAACGGCGGCCGTAACTATAACGGTCCTAAGGTAGCGAAATTCCTTGTCGGGTAAGTTCCGACCCGCACGAAAGGCGTAACGATCTGGGCACTGTCTCAACGAGAGACTCGGTGAAATTATAATATGCGTGAAGATGCGCATTACCCGCGACAGGACGGAAAGACCCCGTGGAGCTTTACTGTAGCCTGATATTGAATTCCGGTGCAGCCTGTACAGGATAGGTAGGAGCCTTGGATTCCGGAGCGCCAGCTTCGGAGGAGGCATTGGTGGGATACTACCCTGGCTGTATTGGACTTCTAACCCTTGCCCGTGATCCGGGCAGGAGACAGTGTCAGGTGGACAGTTTGACTGGGGCGGTCGCCTCCTAAAGAGTAACGGAGGCGCTCAAAGGTTTCCTCAGAATGGTTGGACATCATTCGCAGAGTGCAAAGGCATAAGGAAGCTTGACTGCGAGACCTACAAGTCGAGCAGGGTCGAAAGACGGACTTAGTGATCCGGTGGTTCCGCATGGAAGGGCCATCGCTCAACGGATAAAAGCTACCCCGGGGATAACAGGCTTATCTCCCCCAAGAGTCCACATCGACGGGGAGGTTTGGCACCTCGATGTCGGCTCGTCGCATCCTGGGGCTGTAGTCGGTCCCAAGGGTTGGGCTGTTCGCCCATTAAAGCGGCACGCGAGCTGGGTTCAGAACGTCGTGAGACAGTTCGGTCCCTATCCGTCGCGGGCGCAGGAAATTTGAGAAGAGCTGTCCTTAGTACGAGAGGACCGGGATGGACATACCGCTGGTGTACCAGTTGTCTTGCCAAAGGCATCGCTGGGTAGCTATGTATGGACGGGATAAATGCTGAAAGCATCTAAGCATGAAGCCCCCTTCAAGATGAGATTTCCCATTACGCAAGTAAGTAAGATCCCTCAAAGATGATGAGGTGGATAGGTCTGGGGTGTAAGTACGGCGACGTATGTAGCTGACAGATACTAATCGATCGAGGACTTAACCTATTATAAAAAGTAGTTACTTGAACTACACAATGTCCTTTATTCAGTTTTGAGTGAACAAGCTTTACTCAAAGAGTCTAGTAACGATGGCGAAGAGGTCACACCCGTTCCCATACCGAACACGGAAGTTAAGCTCTTCAGCGCCGATGGTAGTTGGGGGTTTCCCCCTGTGAGAGTAGGACGTTGCTAGGCACGCGAAGCCATTCCCTATGGGGAGTGGCTTTTTTGTGTTTTGTAATGGAAAAAGTTGAATGGAATATTGATGTATCCATACTTTACTCGCTCATAGATCTGGGTTATTCGCTCTATTTATTATATTAAACGCTCTATTGTGTTGCTTAACCGCTCATTGAGTTACGATCATCGCTCAATCACTTCGCGTATCCGCTCAATGAGCCTGGAAAATCGCTCTATGCCTCTGTATATCCGCTCAAAGGGTCACAGTAACCGCCCAATAAATCACGGCAAGTGCTCTATCACACGGTTTAACCGCTCAATCCCCTTACATACCCGCTCAATAAGTAACGCACAACCGCTCAATCCTCTCGTATATCTGCCCAGTGAGTCACGGCAAATGCTTAATCGTCCTCCACTGTCAACGGCCACCGCTCTATATCGCTCCATTTAAACGTTCAACAAACCCTGTCAACAACTGCTTCAAATCAGGCATCTAGCTCACCAGTATCCATAACTATCGCTGGCATACTTATGTAAGGTAGAACACACTAGACAACCGAGACAACAACAAAAGAATCCATGTTGAAAAACCCATGGATTAGATAGCAAAGATTCTTATTCAATTTGATTAAAGCGGGCTAACTAATCATACGGAGTAGTAAATATCTTCATCGCTTTCGTATCGTACAGCAATGGAAAGCCCATTGTTTGATTGGAATTTTAGTGCGGTAGTGTCTAGGTTACCCGTAAGTATAGAAAACGAATGTCGATCTTGTTGGGTGGGTAGAAGAGAATAGTGGATAATATCATGAATGAGGGAAGACATTTCTTCATACGACGTAAAAATATAATACTCATTAACCATATAAGCTGGCATATTGTTCATCTCCTTTTAACCTAACTTAAAGACTTAATTGACGGGAGAGTGAAAAGTGAATTTTATATTCGGCAACTAATGGAGTGCCAGCTTCGTTTAAAAGCTAGTATTATACTTTGTTTTACAATAAGTATATGTGTAAATAGAAAATCATTCTACCATTATTATATAGCAGAATGAAATAAAATACTATTGAGTATTGTCAATTTTTCGAAAAATGAGTAATATGATTATTTTCTTAAACTGAACATTGTTTGCATAAAGGCTAACAATGCATTTTTATCTTCCACGGATAATCTTACTCCATTAAAAGATACTTGTTCTTGCAATAGGATCTCAAGGCTATGTTCTCTAGTCGGTTTATTGCTTGTTGGAGAAGAAATAGCTCGATCTACTGTTTCATTAGGCAAGTAACCTGCTAATATTAGTAATTCATTTTTATCTGCTTCTAATGCTGCTGCTAGTGCGCAAATTGTTTCTCGGGAAGGGTTGTATCTACCTTTTTCTAATGAGGCAATGAAAGAGTAACTCAGGCCAGCGAGGTCTGCTAAGTAACGTAATGTCATCTGTCTTTGTTCGCGTAATTTTTTTAGGCGATTTCCAAATTCATTCAAATATATTACCACCTTATCTATTTACAGACTATTGTTAAAAAGTGTGTACTACTATCATAACCTGTATAGTAACAAATAAAAAGAAATACTGTATTAATGTTTATAGGTAAAAAGACTATACTTTTTAAATATACAGAAGTCAGTGAAATACACAATAGAAGTTTTGCCATTGAATTACAGACAAATTGGTTAGAACATACTCAAATTGTTTATCATACTCTTTCTATATCTCCATTCTACTTTATTAGTCAGGGAACTGCTATACTCCAAATCCCTCAACCTTAACATGTCTATATGCTACCTAGAATAGCTGATCAAAGAATTCCAGCATGAGTATCAATTTTAAATAAACCGAGTAGTCTTTCAATAAATGTGTTGACAAAAAGAACTAAACGCCATATTATGTGTTGTAAGACTAAACAAAGAGTTTTTTTAATTTAAATGTTTAGGAAAACAACACAACGCAATATTAATAATTAGAAGGGAGATGAGAAGTATTTTCTCTGTATAAAAAAGAGCAGTATTATATTTAACATTTACTTTTACAGCTATCAAGTACTACTAGTTTTATTGATTAGTTTGTACTCCTGTTTATTGTTGATGAACTTAAATAAACCGTACAAACGGTCTGAACTCCTTATTAACACTAGTCGTACTGAATGCTTAGTGTAATATTCGTAGTTTTTACAAATAGGCTTTTAAAAATGTGGCGACACAGAAAGTGCAGGTGTTGGGAATGCGTTATGAATATGGGATCTCTCATGGTTTTAGCCAATTAAAATTTATTTCTTTTTTGCTACTTCTAAGCTCTTTTTTATTGATGGGAGGGTGTTCACCATTATTTGGAGGTGGAAAAAGTGGTAGTTCAGGTGCTGTTGCACTAGCTAGTCAAAAGGTAGACCCCTATATAGGTGAAAAAAGTGAAGTACTTTCCTATGTATGGACAACTAGAAAAGAGTTATCACTTACGTTTAACGGAATGGCCGACCAAAAGACGATGGTGGCGCTCTTGGATGCTCTAGAGAAAAACAATATTCCAGCTACGTTCTTTCTACCAGGTATTCGAGTAGCGGAAGAACCTGAAATTGCCAAAATGATTTTAGAACGCGGCCACGAAATAGAAAACAACACATTAAACCAAATGAATCTTCAAAATACAAGTTACGAGCAGCTGTACAAAGAAGTAAAACTCAGTAATGAAGTAATCCGAAATGAAACGGGAGTAACACCCCGTTATGTCAGAACGAGATCAGGCGAATACAATGAAGATCTTCAAGCCATAACTGCACAGCTTGGTATGGATGCGGTTGTTCACTACACAATCAACCCACGTGAAGGGGATATGCAGGGAGCAAAGTCAATTGGTGAATATATTGAAAGATATATAACACGAGGCGCAATTATTTCCATGCATACAGATATTAACCCTGAGGTAGTAGATGCAATTCCATATATTGCGAAGGCTGTAGAAAACACTGGTTATCAATTAATCCCACTAAAGGAATTAATTGATAGAGGTACCGAGCGTAAGCCACTTGAACAAATTGCAGGCTATGATCAAATCAAAGTCAATCCAAACTATAAAGATATAAAGCCAAATATTTTCTACGATGCTCCTACTGAAGAAAAAGTGATTGCGCTGACATTTGACGACTGGGCAAGCGATTACACAGTTACAAAGATTCTCGATATTTTGAAGGAGGAGAAAGTACCCTCTACGTTCTTCTTGATTGGTAAAGGTGTTGAGAAAAATCCAAACTTAGCACGCGCTATTTATGAACAAGGCCATGAAGTTGCAAGTCATTCTTATGGCCATGAGATAGTAACAGAAATGACACCTGAAGAACTGCAAGAGGATTTGGTTAAAGCACATAAAATCATTACTGAAGCGATTCAAGCAAAACCCACTATGCTGTTCCGTCCTGCTACTGGTGAAATAGATGAAAATACAGCGAAAATTGCAATGGCAACAGGTTATAAAAGCATTGCATTATATGATGTCACCCCTTTTGATTGGGATACAGCAAATGATGCCGATGAAATTCTCAAACGTGTTGTCAACAAACGTGGAGATGGAAGTGTCATTGTACTTCACATCTTGGATGGCACGCAGACGATTGAAGCACTCCCAAAAGTTATCCATACATTACGCGATCAAGGCTATACATTTAAACATATGACAGAATTAATGCGAATGAAGAATAACTAAAAATGGAGATGGTATGGATGGTGAATTCATTATACGAGCGAATCATGTATAGACAAGAAAAGATTGCAGTGGTTGGTTTAGGTTACGTCGGACTGCCAGTAGCTATTGCATTTTCTGAAGTGGCTGATGTAATTGGTTTCGATGTAAGTGAAAAAAAGATTGACCAGTTAGTTGCTGGAATTGACGTGACAGGTGATGTTGGAGATGAACGAATTCGAGATGCTAATATGCTATTCACCTCCAATGAAAAAGATTTACAAGACGCCAAGTTTTTCGTTGTTGCAGTTCCAACACCCATTCAATCAGGAAACTTGCCCGACTTGAAAGCTCTTCAGTTGGCTAGCCAATTGGTAGGGCGAAACATGAAGAAAGGGTCAGTCGTAGTCTATGAGTCAACTGTCTATCCTGGCGTGACAGAGGAAGTGTGCATACTTGAACTAGAAGGCGCATCCGGCCTGAAATTCGGTACGGACTTTACAGTAGGCTATTCACCAGAGCGCATTAATCCGGGTGATCAAGTCCATCGTTTAGAAAATATTATTAAAATTGTCTCTGGCAGTGATGAGGAAACACTAGATACTGTGGCAAGTGTCTATGAAATGATTATTGACGTTGGAGTATATCGAGCAGAATGCATCAAAGTGGCAGAGGCAGCGAAAGTTATTGAAAATGCCCAACGGGATATTAACATTGCTTTTATGAATGAACTCTCCATGTTGTTCAATCAAATGAAAATTGATACGCAGGCGGTATTGCGTGCAGCAAAAACGAAGTGGAACTTCCTACCGTTTTCTCCGGGGTTAGTAGGCGGTCACTGCATAGGAATCGATCCTTACTATTTAACATATAAAGCAGAGGACTGCGGATACCGATCTAAAATTCTCCTTGCAGGGCGCCATATCAATGATTCCATGGCAGCCTATATTTCCCAGCAAATTCTTAAGATTCTCGCGCAGCAGAAAGTGAATATGAATACTATCAAAATAGGTGTACTCGGCCTTACATTTAAAGAAGATTGTCCTGACTTCCGTAACACAAAAGTACTCGATATTATCAAAGAATTAAAAGAGTATGGAATCGAACCAATTGTCGCAGACCCGTTAGCAGACCCCCAAGCGGTCAAAGAAGAATGTGATATCACACTCGCCTCTATTGATAATTTCAAAGAACTGCACGCAGTGATTGTTGCAGTACCTCACGAGGCATACAGAGGACTAACGCTAGAAGACTTTCAGAACATGTTTGAGACGGAAACTACTCAATTACTAATTGACGTTAAGGGGATTTACAATAAAAAAGAATTTGAAGACCAGCATATCCGATATTGGAGTTTATAAGAAAGGTGTGGAATTACGGTGAAAGAAAAATCAGAAGCCAAAAAGATAATCAGACACACTAGTGAATCGACACTTCTTCCGAACGTTCCAATATTGCGAAGAGATGAAGAGGGCAACGAGGTTGAAACAAATCGCTTGTTAAAAGACTCCTACTCATGTGACCTTAACGTAATAGTGAGAATGAAAAGATTTAGTGCCAAGATGAAAACAAAAGCTATCGAAATATCCAAGACGGAGCTAATCGTAGACTTCGATTCTTCCATGAATTCACTGAAGTCTGGAGATGTTGTATACTTGCGCTTCAAAATTCCACAAGGGACGATGGCGGAAGGGTACGAGTCGACGGTGAGAATCCGAGGAACGGTCAGTTGGCAGGAAGTAAAGATGCCGACTGGTGAAATAACTTGGAAAATGGTCTTTAAATTTGTCGAGTCATTGGATTCCTACTTCCAACGAACAAAATGGAGATTTATTACGACTTTTACGCTTGCCAGTCTGCTGCTTGTCGCGTTCTTTATTGTATTGATGCGTATTGAGAGTTTAGTATACTTCAAATTCAATAAATTTATTTATTTTTATAGTTTAATTGCAGCTACATTTTTGCTAACGCGGTATATATTTGGTGCCTTTTATAGGAACGTACCGATCAATTCACATTATCGTCCTGGTGTTTCTATTATCATTCCAGTCTTTAATGAAGAAGAGTGGATTCATAAAACGATTTACAGCTGTCTGAATCAAAACTATCCAATTGACAAACTGGAAGTAATTGTCGTGGATGATCAGTCGACAGATCGTACAGTAGAAAATGTTTGGAAGGCTGTAGAAAAGCTAGAGCAGGAAGATGAAGTTTACAAAATTAACGAACGATTACAAGTATATGTAATGTCGCAAAATGGAGGAAAACGTGAAGCTTTGGTGGACGGTGTTGCATTAGCTACACATGATCTTGTTGTATTCGTTGATTCAGATAGCTTCCTCGAGCCCAATGCTATTTTGAACTTAGTTCAGCCATTCCAGGATCCTAAAATGGGTGGAGTGGCAGGAAGAACAGATGTTGAAAATAAATATACAAACAGTATTACTAAATTACAAGTCGTACGTTATTACATTGCTTTTCGAGTCATGAAAGCAGCCGAATCATATTTTGATTGTGTCACTTGTTTATCGGGTCCATTGTCTTGCTATAGAAAGTCTTTAATTCTCGAGAATCAGGATGATTGGCTTAATCAAACTTTCTTAGGGCAACCGGCAACATTTGGCGATGATCGTAGTATGACCAATTTCATTTTACAAACACACCGCACGGCATATCAAGATAATGCAATCTGTTCAACAGTGGTGCCGGATAATTTTGGTGTGTTTTTAAAACAGCAAATGCGCTGGAAACGCTCTTGGTTACGCGAATCACTACGAGCAGGAACATTTATTTGGAGGAAAGAAGTATTCATGGCTCTGTTCTTTTACGTAGGTCTGATTGTCCCAATCGCGGCACCCGTTGTCGTACTGTATAACTTAGTCTATGTGCCGTTGTTTCACGGTGTAATCCCAACCACCTTCTTGATGGGCTTATTCTTGATGGCCTTCATGATGAGTACCGCCTACTTGTTCTTTAAGAAAAGCAGTCTTTGGATCTTCGGATTTTTCTTTGTTTTGATGTATGAGGCTGTTCTGTTATGGCAGATGCCTATTGCATGGGTGACATTCTGGAAATCTACTTGGGGAACACGCGATACACCACAAGATATCGAAGCGCGTGAGAAGAAGTTGGGGAAGAAGCTGAAAAAAGATCCTCTAACTATCAAATCATAACTATATGAATTTGTAGACAAGGAGAATGACAAATGAAACAAAAAAGTGATGAAATATTAGATTACGAAAAGAAGAATCGGCGGAAAGTCAGACGATCAATTTTTCAAATAGGTATTTTATTAGTCATTGGTTTCCTTGTGTTCCAAACGTTTGTCGAAATGAATCGTTATGATGCATCGGATACTAAAGACTGGAAGAACACGAGAGGTTTTATTGCTCTTTCATATCCAGGTGTTTCAAGGGATGGGTCAGATTCTTTGTTTGCTAAGAAACAAATGCAACGACAGCTAGAGGCGTTGACGAACCAAGGGTACGAGACAATTTCTCAACAAGATATTCTAAACTTTTACAATAATAAGAAGCCGTTGCCTGAAAAAGCATTATTCCTCGCTTTCGAAGATGGACGTACGGATACGAGCGTATTTGTCAATCCACTGTTAAAGAAGTATAACTACAAAGCGACATTGCTCTCTTTTGCCAACAAATTAGACGAGAACGATAAGCGTTTTCTTCAGCCCTCACATCTAAAACAGATGCAAAAAAGCGGTTTCTGGGAATTAGGTAGCAATGGAAACCGTTTAACGTATATCAATATCTTCAATAAAGAAGGTACCTTCTTGAATATTCGTGATGATGACGAAGTACTGAATAAAGACGAAATCAATTCGTACAACCACTTTTTGATGGACTTCATCCGTGATCAGAACTTGATTCCGAGTGAGAATCGAGTGGAGATGGAAAAGCGGATTACAAATGACTATGAAGATATGCGCAATGTGTATCAAAAACAATTGGGTACTGTGCCCGGTGTCTACATGATTATGCATGCAAATGGTTTATATAATACAGCAAATAAATTGGTTACTGATGTCAATGACAAAGAGATTAGAAAAACATTTGATATGCACTTCAATCAAGAAGGGGATGCATATAACACAAAAGATAAAGAATTATATAACCTAACCCGCGTCCAGCCCAAGACTTCCTGGTCAACAAATCATTTACTCATGAAAATTTCACATGATACAAATCAGAAGATAGATTTTATAAATGGTGACGAAAAACAAGCTAAACAGTGGAAGACGATTGAAAGCGCGGCGGAGTTTCATGATAATACAATCACTCTGACGTCAAAAGCAAGAATGTATGGAAAACTGGTTCTGAAAGAGAGTACGAACAAGGATATACAGTTCACAGGAAAAGTGGGCGGTACTGCTGAAGGTCAACAATCTGTTTACTTAAGACGTAGTGATAATGGTGATTCATATGTAAAAGTTGCATTTGAAAACGACCATCTAGTAATAGAAGAAAAAGTGGCAGGACAGTTGAAAGAAATACTTGAAACAAAACAAATATCCAAAGCTACAATACAGCAAACAACCGATCAAGATAAAACTGACTCAGAAAAAGAAGAAAAAGCACACCAACAAAAGATATTTAATGAAAAAAACTTAAAAATTGAACTTCAAGATAATAAATTAACCATCTGGCTGAATGACGAAAAGGTTATCGATAAGCTAATTGTCAACCGAGACATTCAGGTTGGAAAGCTAGCACTAGGTTCTACATGGATACCAGGAGAATTCCATGATCCAATTCATGACGCACAGTTTAGTGATGTGACAATTTCTTCT
This window of the Sporosarcina ureae genome carries:
- a CDS encoding glycosyltransferase family 2 protein; translation: MIRHTSESTLLPNVPILRRDEEGNEVETNRLLKDSYSCDLNVIVRMKRFSAKMKTKAIEISKTELIVDFDSSMNSLKSGDVVYLRFKIPQGTMAEGYESTVRIRGTVSWQEVKMPTGEITWKMVFKFVESLDSYFQRTKWRFITTFTLASLLLVAFFIVLMRIESLVYFKFNKFIYFYSLIAATFLLTRYIFGAFYRNVPINSHYRPGVSIIIPVFNEEEWIHKTIYSCLNQNYPIDKLEVIVVDDQSTDRTVENVWKAVEKLEQEDEVYKINERLQVYVMSQNGGKREALVDGVALATHDLVVFVDSDSFLEPNAILNLVQPFQDPKMGGVAGRTDVENKYTNSITKLQVVRYYIAFRVMKAAESYFDCVTCLSGPLSCYRKSLILENQDDWLNQTFLGQPATFGDDRSMTNFILQTHRTAYQDNAICSTVVPDNFGVFLKQQMRWKRSWLRESLRAGTFIWRKEVFMALFFYVGLIVPIAAPVVVLYNLVYVPLFHGVIPTTFLMGLFLMAFMMSTAYLFFKKSSLWIFGFFFVLMYEAVLLWQMPIAWVTFWKSTWGTRDTPQDIEAREKKLGKKLKKDPLTIKS
- a CDS encoding helix-turn-helix domain-containing protein, whose translation is MNEFGNRLKKLREQRQMTLRYLADLAGLSYSFIASLEKGRYNPSRETICALAAALEADKNELLILAGYLPNETVDRAISSPTSNKPTREHSLEILLQEQVSFNGVRLSVEDKNALLAFMQTMFSLRK
- a CDS encoding nucleotide sugar dehydrogenase; this encodes MVNSLYERIMYRQEKIAVVGLGYVGLPVAIAFSEVADVIGFDVSEKKIDQLVAGIDVTGDVGDERIRDANMLFTSNEKDLQDAKFFVVAVPTPIQSGNLPDLKALQLASQLVGRNMKKGSVVVYESTVYPGVTEEVCILELEGASGLKFGTDFTVGYSPERINPGDQVHRLENIIKIVSGSDEETLDTVASVYEMIIDVGVYRAECIKVAEAAKVIENAQRDINIAFMNELSMLFNQMKIDTQAVLRAAKTKWNFLPFSPGLVGGHCIGIDPYYLTYKAEDCGYRSKILLAGRHINDSMAAYISQQILKILAQQKVNMNTIKIGVLGLTFKEDCPDFRNTKVLDIIKELKEYGIEPIVADPLADPQAVKEECDITLASIDNFKELHAVIVAVPHEAYRGLTLEDFQNMFETETTQLLIDVKGIYNKKEFEDQHIRYWSL
- a CDS encoding pro-sigmaK processing inhibitor BofA family protein, translated to MERLSVFWFRLAFAFFILFLMNIAGGFIGIYVPVNIASGMILAILGVPGFAALCGFAILF
- a CDS encoding polysaccharide deacetylase family protein; the protein is MRYEYGISHGFSQLKFISFLLLLSSFLLMGGCSPLFGGGKSGSSGAVALASQKVDPYIGEKSEVLSYVWTTRKELSLTFNGMADQKTMVALLDALEKNNIPATFFLPGIRVAEEPEIAKMILERGHEIENNTLNQMNLQNTSYEQLYKEVKLSNEVIRNETGVTPRYVRTRSGEYNEDLQAITAQLGMDAVVHYTINPREGDMQGAKSIGEYIERYITRGAIISMHTDINPEVVDAIPYIAKAVENTGYQLIPLKELIDRGTERKPLEQIAGYDQIKVNPNYKDIKPNIFYDAPTEEKVIALTFDDWASDYTVTKILDILKEEKVPSTFFLIGKGVEKNPNLARAIYEQGHEVASHSYGHEIVTEMTPEELQEDLVKAHKIITEAIQAKPTMLFRPATGEIDENTAKIAMATGYKSIALYDVTPFDWDTANDADEILKRVVNKRGDGSVIVLHILDGTQTIEALPKVIHTLRDQGYTFKHMTELMRMKNN